CCCCACCAAATACAGCCACTTCGTCCCCAGCCAGCGATCGAGCGCCGCTCCCAGCAGCCAGCCCACCACGGTCGCGGTAGGCAGGACGAAGCCGAGCTGGCTGTAGCGCGCCAGTTGTACCCACATGTTCTTCTTCTTTTCATTCGACTTCTGGTCCGGAGGTGGGCGGGTTTCATCCATGACCGCGGACTCTGAGAGAAAACGTCGTGCCCCTACCGCAGCCATCCCATCATCGCCGCTCCTCCTCCCGTGCGCAGCGACCACTCGGCGGCGCGGATGAAGAAGTCCGGGAACAGTCCGATGCCGACCGTCGCCGCGCCGGTGATGGCCAGCGTCAGCCCTACGCCCGGCGCCAGTCGTACTGGCTCGGCGTCCACCGCCTCGCGCATGAACATGGCATTGGCGATCCGCAGGTAGTAATACAGCGACACCGCCACGTAGAACACCGCCAGTGCTGCCAGGTAGAAGTTCAGCGGGCGGTCGGCGCTGCCCGTCTCCAGCAGCGACAGGAAGATGAAGTACTTCCCATAGAACCCGGCCAGCGGCGGGATCCCGGTGAGCGACAGCAGGAAGATGAACATCAGCACCGCCGACGTAGGCGCTTTGAAGTACAGTCCGGCGATGTCGTCCACTTCGTCGCCGATGATGTTCTGCCGCCGCAGCGCGGTGATCACCGCGAAGGCTCCCAGGTTCATGAAGGTGTAGACCAGCAGGTACAGCAGGATGCCCTTGATGCCGGTGGGGCTCGGATTGTTGGCGTCTCCCGCCACCAGCCCCAGCAGCATATAGCCCACGTGCGCGATGGAAGAGTACGCCAGCAGGCGTTTCAGGTTGGTCTGCGTCAGCGCCGCCAGGTTCCCGCCCGTCATGGTGGCGATGGCCACGAACACCAGCACCGGCAGATACAGCGGACGCAGCGCGTCCATGCCGTAGAGCACCAGGCGCAGCAGCAGCGCCCACGACGCCGCCTTCACCGCCACCGACATGAATCCGGTGATGGTGGTCGGCGCACCTTCGTACGCGTCCGGCGCCCACTGGTGGAACGGCACCGCCGCGATCTTGAAGAACAGGCCCGCGAGGGTGGTCACCATCGCCAGGATGGCCACCGGATCGTTCGGCTGCTGCTCGATGTGCTGTCCCAGCCGGAACGCGATCTGCCCCAGGTTGGTGCTGCCCGCCAGCCCGTACAGCAGCGAGAGCCCGTAGGCGAAGATGCCCGAGGAGAACGCTCCCAGCAGCAGGTACTTCAGCGCCGCCTCGTTCGACCGGCGGTCGCTGCGCAGAAAGCCCACCAGCACGTAGGTCGAAATCGCCATGGTCTCCAGGCTGATGAACAGCAGCACGATGTCATAGCCGCAGGCCATGCCCATCATGCCCACCACGGCAAACAGCATCAGCGCGTAATATTCCCCGTGATGCTCGCGCTCCACTTCCAGGTAGCGCACCGACATCAGGATGGTGATCAGCGCGCCCGCCAGCACGAGATAAAAGAAGTAGATGGCGAAGCGGTCGAACAGCACCATGCCGCCGAATCCGCTGATGTCCAGCGCCACTCCGCCTTGCAGCTCCGCCAGCCGGTAAGCGGCGTGTACCTTGTACACCGCCACCGTCGCGAACAGCAGCCCGATCACCGCCGTGAACGCGTTGGCGATCTTCCACTCCTTGGGCAGCAGCAGGTCGATCAGCAGGATGCCGCAGCCGAACAGCGTCAGCAGCAGCATGGGCAGCGCCAGCGCGTAATCCGCACTGCTGAAGAATTGGGAAACCGGCGACACTAGCGCGCTCCCTCGGTTCGCCTGTCATCCCGAGCGAGCGCCGCGATCGCCTTTTTCTTGTTTGTCATTCCGAGCGAGCCCGAGGAAGCGGAGCGACCGAGGCCGAGTCGAGGAATCCCTATCCCCTCGGCAACCGCCGGCCGTGCTTCTGTTTGGGACTCCCGCTCTGCTCGCGGCATACTGGCAACTGGGTACTGGCTACTGGGTACTGGGGTTCCCGCCACCACCGCCGGCTTCAGCGGATACTCCGGCCGCACCACCTTCACGATGTTGTTCACCGGCGGCGCCAGGATCTCGAAGAACGGCTTGGGATAGATCCCGATCCAGAATGCCAGCAGCACCAGCGGCGCAAAGGTCACGATCTCGCGCAGGTTCAGGTCCGCCAGCTCCTTGTTCTTGGGATTGTTCACCGGCCCGAAGAACACGCGCTGGTAAAGCCACAGCAGGTAGGCCGCGGCCAGCACTACGCCCCACACCGCCCACGCCGCCCACGCCTTGCTCTCCATGTAAGCGCCCTGCAGGATGGTGAACTCGCCGATGAACCCGTTCAGCAGCGGCAGCCCCAGCGACGACATGAACATGATCAGCGTGATGGTGGCGTACCACGGCATCACGTGCGAGATGCCGCCGTACTCGGCGATCTCCCGCGTGTGCCTCCGTTCGTACAGCACGCCCACGATCAAAAACAGCGCTCCCGTCGAAATCCCATGGTTGATCTGCTGCAGCACGCTCCCGCTCAGTCCCAGCGGGTTCACGGCAAAGATCCCCAGCGTGCAGAAGCCCAGGTGGCTCACGGACGAGTAGGCCACTAGCTTCTTCATGTCCTTCTGCATCAGGCTCACCAGCGCCCCGTAGATGATGGCCACGATGGAGAGCCCGATCATCCACGCCCGCACCTTCTCATCCATTGACACCGCAGGGAACATGGGCAGCGAGAACCGCACCAGGCCATACGTCCCCATCTTCAGCAACACGCCCGCCAGGATCACCGAGCCCGCCGTGGGCGCTTCCACGTGCGCGTCCGGCAGCCAGGTGTGGAACGGGAACATCGGCACCTTGATGGCGAAGGCCACGAAGAAGCCCAGGAACAGGAACAGTGCCGCCTGCCCCTGAATCTGCGGCGCCGTGCGGTACAAGGCCTCGATCCCGAAGGTGTAGAAGCCCGCCACCTGGTAGTGGTGGAAGTATAGGTACAGGATGCCCAGCAGCATCAGCACCGATCCCACCAGCGTGTACAGGAAGAACTTGATGGCGGCGTAAAGCTTTCGCGGCCCGCCCCAGATGCCGATCAGCAGGTACATGGGTACCAGCATCACTTCCCAGAACACGTAGAACAGGAAGAAATCCAGCGCCACGAACACGCCCAGCATCCCCGTCTGCAGCACCAGGAACCAGACGTAGTATTCCTTCACCCGCTCCGTGATCGCCGACCACGACGACAGGATGGAAAGGAAGCCCAGCAGCGTGGTCAGCATCACCAGCAGGAACGAGATGCCGTCGATCCCAATCACGTAGCTCGCGCCAATCGAGGGAATCCAGTTGCCGGCAAAGTCGGCGCTCGCCGCGCGTCCCTCGACGAACTGGAACCCGGCCACGCCCCGCACCGCCCAGAACCACGGCACCAGCGGCAGCGACACCAGGAACCCCGCGAAGGCGAACAGGTTGGCCAGCACCTTGATCGCCTTCTCGTTCTCTTTGGGCACCAGCAGCACCACCAGCGCCCCCGCCAGCGGCGTGAACAGGATGATCGAAAGTATGTGGTTGTAAACCCAGCCCTCAGTCATAGGTCAGTTCCCAGTTGCCGGTTGCGCCCTTGTTTGTCGTTCCGAGCGAAGCGAGGAGCCCCTCTACCCTCTACTGCCGCTCGCTCCACACTCCAATTCCGCAATTCGGCACTTCCGCAATTCTGCAATCCCTTCACCGCCTCACGTAGTACAGAATCATCCCCGTCAGCCCCGCCACCATCACCAGCGCGTACCACTGCACCAGGCCCCACTGCACCAGGCGCGTGAAATACGACAGCGGCTTCATCGCGTAAGCCGGCGCGTTCACAAGCAATCCATCAATGATCCACTTGTCCCACCACATCGAAACCACTGCCGAGGCTCGCGTCAGCCACCCGGTGGCGTTCACTGCTCCGTCGATTCCCAGCTCATCGAACCGGCGCGTGGCTTCCCCCACGCCCAGCGCGCCCAGACGCACCGGCCCCAGCTTCCGGCGGCCCGTGAACAGCATGTCATACAGCTCATCCACCCAGTACTTGTTGAAGAGCGCCTGATACACGGGCGGCGCAGCCTGCGCCATCGGCTCGGCGTAGTCCTTCTCCGCTCCCGAGTAGAAACGCCTGGCCAGGAACCAGCCCACGCCCGCCGCCGCTACGGACGCGATCATCAGCACGTACTCCATGGGATCATGCGCCGTGCCATGCCCCGCTTCCGCCGCCTTGCCCACGCGCTCGAACACCGGCTCGAGGAAATGCTCGAAGCGATTGCTGCCTCCCAACGCCGCCGGCACGCCCAGGAATCCCGCCAGAGCCGCCCCCGCTGCCAGCACCACTAGCGGCATGGTCATGGAAGCTGGAGACTCATGCGCATGATGCTCCACCTCGTGCGACATCCGTGCCGGGCTCCAGAACGTCAGGTAGAAGAGCCGGAACATGTAGAACGCCGTCAGGATGGCGGTAACAAAACCCAGGCCCCACAGCACCGGCTGATGCGCCGCCCACACCTGCCACAGGATCTCGTCCTTCGAGAAGAAGCCCGCCAGCGGCGGGATGCCGGCAATTGCCAGCGTCGCCACCAGCATGGTCTTGTAGGTCGTGGGAGTCTTGTCCGCCAACCCTCCCATGTTGCGCAGGTCCTGTTCGCCGGAAAGCGCGTGGATCACTGACCCCGCCCCCAGAAACAGCAGCGCCTTGAAGAAGGCATGCGTGAACACGTGGAACACGCCCGCCGCGAAGGCGCCCACGCCCAGCGCCAGGAACATGTAGCCCAGTTGCGAGACCGTCGAATACGCCAGCACCCGCTTGATGTCGTTCTGCACTAGCCCGATGGTGGCCGCGAAGATGGCTGTGAGCGCTCCCACCACCGCCACCGCCGTCATCGACGCCGGCGCCAGTTGGAAGAGCGCGTTTGAGCGCGCCACCATGTAGACACCCGCCGTCACCATGGTGGCCGCATGGATCAGCGCCGAGACCGGTGTCGGGCCCTCCATCGCGTCCGGCAGCCAGGTGTAGAGCGGCAACTGCGCGCTCTTGCCGCACGCTCCCACAAACAGCAGCAGCGTGGCCATGGTGATGATGGGATCGCCCGCCAGGAACGCCCCGCTCTTCGCCCCTTCGTGCACGATCTCGTTCACGCGCGTGTACTGCAGCGACCCGAAGTACCAGGCGATGGTGAACATCCCCAGCAGGAACGCCGCATCGCCCACTCGGTTCACGATGAACGCTTTATTGGCCGCGTCGGTGGCCGACTTCCGGTCGAAGTAGAAACCGATCAGCAGGTAGGAGCACAGGCCCACGCCTTCCCAGCCCACGAACATCAGCGCGTAGTTGTTCCCCAGCACCAGCGTCAGCATGGAGAACATGAACAGATTCAGGTAACCGAAGAAGCGGTAATACCCGCCTTCATGCCCCATGTACCCGATGGAGTAGATGTGGATGAGCATGCCCACGCCGGTGACGAACAGCAGCCATATGCTCGAAAGCGGATCGAGCAGGAAGCCCGCATCGGCCCGGAAGTGCGCTACGTGGTTGCCCGCGCCCACGTACGCCAGTTCGCCCGTGCCCGTTCCCAGCCACGTGAACAGGACCTTCTCGAACGGCTTGCCCGGCTGCGCGTGTGCGTAATCCATGTACTGCCACACCGCTCCGCATGCCAGCGCGAAGGCCAGCACCACCGAGCCCACGCACACGATGCTCACCGCGCGGTTCGAAATCCTCCGCCCGAAGAAGAACATCGTCGCTGCCCCTGACGCCGGCAGCAGCGGTATCAGCCAGATGTTGTCTAGGAAAAACACGCTTTTGGGCTCTTGGCTTTTTGGCTTTTAGCTTTTTGGCTTTTAGCTTTTGGCTTTTAGCTTTTCGCTTACTGCTTATCGCTTATTGCTTATTGCTTGTTACCTCTCGCCGTTCACCATTTCAACAAGTCGATCTCATCCGCATTGACCGTCTCTTTATTGCGGAAGAATGCGATCAGGATGCCCAGGCCGACGGCCGCTTCCGCCGCCGCGTCCGCCACTACGAAGATGGAGAACACCTGGCCTTCCAGCCCGTACATGCGCGAGAACGCCACCAGGTTCAGGTTCACCGCGTTCAGGATCAGTTCGATGGACATCAGCACGATCACCACGTTCCGCCGCGTCAGCACCCCGATGGTGCCGATGGCGAACAGGATCGCCGCCACGATCACATAGTGCACTGTGCCGATCTCACCCATGTCAGTTGTCAGTCGCCGGTACCCGGTTGCCCAGTCACCGTAGCCGGCGCTTCACGGTTCTTCAGTTCACAGTTCATACTTCGCACTTCACCAATCGCCCGATGGCTAGATCCGCTTCTTGGCCATCACCACCGCCCCCACAATCGCCACCAGCAGCAGCACAGAGGCGATCTCGAACGGCAGCAGGTACTGCCCGTACAGCATCAGGCCGATCTGTTGCGTGTTCTGCCCTTCCGGGAGTTGCGTCATGGGCGCGGCGAAGGCCGCCCGGTCCTTGAGATAGACGAACAGCAGCAGCGCCCCCAGCAGCGCCGTGGCCACCAGCCCCACCGGCCACATGCGGTTGAACTGTTCTTCTTTCTGCGCTTTTTCCAGGCTCACCAGCATGATGACGAACAGGAACAGCACCATGATGCCGCCCACGTACAGGATGATCTGCACGCCGGCCACGAAGGGCGCGTAGAGCATCATGTAAAGACCGGCGAGCGAAAGCAGCGTGAAGATCAGCGAGATGGCCGAATGCACGGCGTTACGCTGCGTCACCACCAGGATGGCGCTCACCACGGCAAGTCCGGCCAGAAAGTAGAAGAAGAAGGTCGTGGCGACGGGCGTCATCGGGTGGGCTCTGCGCTCACTTCCTGTACACCGTCGGTTGCGGTCCCTGCTCCAGCGCCTGCCGGTCCCAGATGGCGCCTTCGCGGGTGTAGTTGGCCAGCTCGAAGTCCTGCGTCAGTTCCAGCGCGTCGGTCGGGCAGGCGTCCTCGCACAATCCGCAGAACATGCAGCGGCTCAGGTCGTAGGTGAAGGTGGTCAGTTCCTTGCGTCGCGTCTTCTCGTTACGCTCGCTGGTGACCACGATCAGGTGCTCCGGACACGCCAGCGCGCACAGGTCGCAGGCGATGCACAGCGTCTCGTCCGTCTCCGGGTTCACGTTCAGCCGCGGCGCGCCCCGGTAGCGCTCCGCCACCTGCGGCCGCTCCAGCGGATACTGCTCCGTGTACACCTCTTTCGGGTGCTGGTAGCGGAACGTCAGCGCCAGCCCCTGCAGCAGGTCCACCAGAAAGATCTTCCGCGCCAGCCGCTTTACGTCCATCGCTTCACCGTCCCACCCGGGCCGCCAGTTCCGGCGCGATCCCCACCAGCGCCGTCCCGATCAGCGCCGCCAGGCTCAGCGGAATCATCACCTTCCATCCCACTTTCATCAGTTGATCGAACCGGTACCGCGGAAACGTCCCCCGATACCAAATGTAGAGGTACATGAAGAACGCGACCTTCAGCGAAAACCAGTATATGTCCTGCACGCGGTCGCGAACAGGGGGCAGGAGCAGGAGCGCGCCGATCAGGGCCAGCAGCGCGGCGAAGCCGGCGAGGCCCAACGTCTGCAGGCGGAACAGCGGGTGCCTGGGCATGCGGATGGTGCCCACGAAGGCCATGGCCGCGAGCGCGAAGAAGGTCAGCGCCGGGAAGAGCGAGAACACCAGGTCCCAGGCCGGGCCGGTGAGCGTGCCGGAGAAAGGACGCAGCCAGCCGCCCAGCCACAGCGTCACTGCGACCGACGACACTGCGATCATGGCCGCGTACTCGGCCAGGAAGAACAGCGACCAGCGGAATCCGCTGTACTCGGTGTGGAAGCCGGCAACCAGTTCGGACTCGGCCTCCGGCAAATCGAAGGGGGCGCGGTTGGTTTCGGCCACCATGGCTACGCAAAAAACGAAGAAGCTGATAAGGCCGAGCGGGAAGAACTTGAACAGGAACCAGACGCCTTGAGCTTCCTGGGCGCGCACGATGCCGATCATGCTCAGCGTTCCGGTGCCTGTCGCCATGCTGCTCATGATGATGGCGGAAACCACGCTCAAGCCCATGGCGACCTCGTAGGAGACCATCTGGGCGCTGGAGCGCAGCGAGCCGAGCAGCGGGTAGTGCGAGTTGGAGGCCCAGCCGGCCATGATGACGCCCAGGGTGCCGAGCGACGACACGCCCAGCATGAACAGCAGGGCGATATTCATGTCGGTGACAGCGTGCGTGGGCCCGAAGGGGATGACGATGTAGACGGTGAAGGCGGTGATGACCACGGTGACCGGCGCAAGCCAGAAGACTACGCGGTCAGCGCCCTCGGGCATGATGTCTTCCTTGATCAGGA
This portion of the Terriglobales bacterium genome encodes:
- a CDS encoding NADH-quinone oxidoreductase subunit N is translated as MSPVSQFFSSADYALALPMLLLTLFGCGILLIDLLLPKEWKIANAFTAVIGLLFATVAVYKVHAAYRLAELQGGVALDISGFGGMVLFDRFAIYFFYLVLAGALITILMSVRYLEVEREHHGEYYALMLFAVVGMMGMACGYDIVLLFISLETMAISTYVLVGFLRSDRRSNEAALKYLLLGAFSSGIFAYGLSLLYGLAGSTNLGQIAFRLGQHIEQQPNDPVAILAMVTTLAGLFFKIAAVPFHQWAPDAYEGAPTTITGFMSVAVKAASWALLLRLVLYGMDALRPLYLPVLVFVAIATMTGGNLAALTQTNLKRLLAYSSIAHVGYMLLGLVAGDANNPSPTGIKGILLYLLVYTFMNLGAFAVITALRRQNIIGDEVDDIAGLYFKAPTSAVLMFIFLLSLTGIPPLAGFYGKYFIFLSLLETGSADRPLNFYLAALAVFYVAVSLYYYLRIANAMFMREAVDAEPVRLAPGVGLTLAITGAATVGIGLFPDFFIRAAEWSLRTGGGAAMMGWLR
- the nuoK gene encoding NADH-quinone oxidoreductase subunit NuoK, translating into MGEIGTVHYVIVAAILFAIGTIGVLTRRNVVIVLMSIELILNAVNLNLVAFSRMYGLEGQVFSIFVVADAAAEAAVGLGILIAFFRNKETVNADEIDLLKW
- a CDS encoding AtpZ/AtpI family protein, which codes for MDETRPPPDQKSNEKKKNMWVQLARYSQLGFVLPTATVVGWLLGAALDRWLGTKWLYLVGLLLGIAAGFIELIRTVSTPDDRR
- a CDS encoding complex I subunit 1 family protein, with translation MADLRNYILGYLDQNVTPGEAGNVLWALIYILLIFLGVSIAVIAMNWLERKILAHMQVRLGPMRVGPHGLLQPIADALKLLIKEDIMPEGADRVVFWLAPVTVVITAFTVYIVIPFGPTHAVTDMNIALLFMLGVSSLGTLGVIMAGWASNSHYPLLGSLRSSAQMVSYEVAMGLSVVSAIIMSSMATGTGTLSMIGIVRAQEAQGVWFLFKFFPLGLISFFVFCVAMVAETNRAPFDLPEAESELVAGFHTEYSGFRWSLFFLAEYAAMIAVSSVAVTLWLGGWLRPFSGTLTGPAWDLVFSLFPALTFFALAAMAFVGTIRMPRHPLFRLQTLGLAGFAALLALIGALLLLPPVRDRVQDIYWFSLKVAFFMYLYIWYRGTFPRYRFDQLMKVGWKVMIPLSLAALIGTALVGIAPELAARVGR
- the nuoL gene encoding NADH-quinone oxidoreductase subunit L — protein: MFFLDNIWLIPLLPASGAATMFFFGRRISNRAVSIVCVGSVVLAFALACGAVWQYMDYAHAQPGKPFEKVLFTWLGTGTGELAYVGAGNHVAHFRADAGFLLDPLSSIWLLFVTGVGMLIHIYSIGYMGHEGGYYRFFGYLNLFMFSMLTLVLGNNYALMFVGWEGVGLCSYLLIGFYFDRKSATDAANKAFIVNRVGDAAFLLGMFTIAWYFGSLQYTRVNEIVHEGAKSGAFLAGDPIITMATLLLFVGACGKSAQLPLYTWLPDAMEGPTPVSALIHAATMVTAGVYMVARSNALFQLAPASMTAVAVVGALTAIFAATIGLVQNDIKRVLAYSTVSQLGYMFLALGVGAFAAGVFHVFTHAFFKALLFLGAGSVIHALSGEQDLRNMGGLADKTPTTYKTMLVATLAIAGIPPLAGFFSKDEILWQVWAAHQPVLWGLGFVTAILTAFYMFRLFYLTFWSPARMSHEVEHHAHESPASMTMPLVVLAAGAALAGFLGVPAALGGSNRFEHFLEPVFERVGKAAEAGHGTAHDPMEYVLMIASVAAAGVGWFLARRFYSGAEKDYAEPMAQAAPPVYQALFNKYWVDELYDMLFTGRRKLGPVRLGALGVGEATRRFDELGIDGAVNATGWLTRASAVVSMWWDKWIIDGLLVNAPAYAMKPLSYFTRLVQWGLVQWYALVMVAGLTGMILYYVRR
- a CDS encoding NADH-quinone oxidoreductase subunit M — protein: MTEGWVYNHILSIILFTPLAGALVVLLVPKENEKAIKVLANLFAFAGFLVSLPLVPWFWAVRGVAGFQFVEGRAASADFAGNWIPSIGASYVIGIDGISFLLVMLTTLLGFLSILSSWSAITERVKEYYVWFLVLQTGMLGVFVALDFFLFYVFWEVMLVPMYLLIGIWGGPRKLYAAIKFFLYTLVGSVLMLLGILYLYFHHYQVAGFYTFGIEALYRTAPQIQGQAALFLFLGFFVAFAIKVPMFPFHTWLPDAHVEAPTAGSVILAGVLLKMGTYGLVRFSLPMFPAVSMDEKVRAWMIGLSIVAIIYGALVSLMQKDMKKLVAYSSVSHLGFCTLGIFAVNPLGLSGSVLQQINHGISTGALFLIVGVLYERRHTREIAEYGGISHVMPWYATITLIMFMSSLGLPLLNGFIGEFTILQGAYMESKAWAAWAVWGVVLAAAYLLWLYQRVFFGPVNNPKNKELADLNLREIVTFAPLVLLAFWIGIYPKPFFEILAPPVNNIVKVVRPEYPLKPAVVAGTPVPSSQYPVASMPRAERESQTEARPAVAEGIGIPRLGLGRSASSGSLGMTNKKKAIAALARDDRRTEGAR
- a CDS encoding NADH-quinone oxidoreductase subunit J, translating into MTPVATTFFFYFLAGLAVVSAILVVTQRNAVHSAISLIFTLLSLAGLYMMLYAPFVAGVQIILYVGGIMVLFLFVIMLVSLEKAQKEEQFNRMWPVGLVATALLGALLLFVYLKDRAAFAAPMTQLPEGQNTQQIGLMLYGQYLLPFEIASVLLLVAIVGAVVMAKKRI
- a CDS encoding NADH-quinone oxidoreductase subunit I, encoding MDVKRLARKIFLVDLLQGLALTFRYQHPKEVYTEQYPLERPQVAERYRGAPRLNVNPETDETLCIACDLCALACPEHLIVVTSERNEKTRRKELTTFTYDLSRCMFCGLCEDACPTDALELTQDFELANYTREGAIWDRQALEQGPQPTVYRK